DNA sequence from the Hyalangium ruber genome:
CTGGCCACCGGCTCACGCGCCCGCCAGGGCCAGGGCTACGCGCGTGGCGAGGGCTATGCCGAGCTCTCCCCCACCCCCAAATCCTTCCCGGTCGATGAGGCCTCGGTGCGGGTGGCTGCCGCCTCGACGCGGTACTTCGAGGTGGAGGGCGGAGCCGAGAGCGTCTCGGTGAGCTTCCAGCCCACGGAGGACGCGGAGCCGGGAGCGCTCCACCTGCTGGTGGCGGCGGAGGGCAACGGAGAGCTCCGGGTGGTCCGAGCGGACGGGCCCGGTCCTCTGGTGGCACAGGTGTCCGCCACGGATGCCACCCGCGTGGTGGTGGCGGTCGTGGACGGACGTCACCAGGGCCTGGGGCGCTATGGGCGGCTGTGCATCGCCGACATCGCCACCAGCACCCCTTGCGAGCTCCCCTCGAATGAGCCGTCAGCGCCAGACGCGAGCGGGGGCTGTCAATCCGCCCCCGGTGGCGTGTCCTGGGCGCTGCCGCTGATCCTGCTGCTGGGGTGGCTCAGGAAGGCTGCACCCGCCCCCAGCGGACCTGCATCATCGCGGGAGTCCCCACCGCGTCGTAGTAGGAGACGATCTGGATCTTGAAGAAGGCGCCTTCGTCCGTGCGCAGCACGTAGACCTGGCTGCGGGGCGTGAGCAGGTGCGTCCTCGGGTCGTAGCTGTACCAGTTCTCTCCCGCCTCGAAGGCGGTGTCGGGCTGGGTGTTCTCGTCGTCACCGTCCTCCGCGTCGGTGACGTAGCCCGTCGCGGGCGCCTGTTGTACCTGCGCGAAGTCCACGCCAGTCAGCAAGGCCACCTGGACCCCTCCCCCGCCGTTCACGCCTCCCCGGGTGCGGATGTGGAAACGCTGGAAGGCCACATCCCACTTCATGTCCTGCGCGGCGTCCGCCTGGCGGCCTTGATCCAGGTCCAGGCCGATCCACACCTCGCTGCTCGTCGCGTCGACGGTGGTGGTGAAGGTGCCGTCGCCGTGGTCCACGTGCTTCACGTTGGGATCCTGGGGCACCTGCTCCCCGGGATCTTCGTTGTCAGGGGGCTCTCCGGGGTCCGGCAGAAGATCCGGGCCGCAGGCCGCCATCCACCCCGCGAGGAGCAGACACGGAAGGAGGGGCAGGGAGCGAGAAGACGGAACACGCATGAGAGACTCCTGTGAGCAGGGGGAGGCGTCAGAGCTGGGCGGAGATGCCGGCCTGGAACGTGCGCGGCAGGATGGGCAGGTCCTCCGGGTTGCCTGCCGCGGCCAGGTTGGTGCCCGCCACGAAGAGGCGGAGGCCCGCCGGGAGCTGCTGGGAGATCCGCGCGTCCACGGAGACGTACGGCTTGGCCTTGTAGGGATCGGCGACGCCATCCCCGTCCACGTCCGGGTAGAAGGGCCGGGAGCCCACGAGAGCGCCGCGCACCCACGCCTCCAGCCCCCAGGGCCGGAAGCGCCATGTCACCTGGCTCGTGAAGCGGTGGCGTGCCTGTCCCTCCAACGGTTGATCCGTCTCACGGTCCCGGCCATCGGTAAGCGTGTAGCTCGCGTCCACGGTGAAGCCGCCAGGAATCTTCTGGCGCAGCCCGAGCTCGCCACCCCGGACGCTCGCCCGCTCGAGGTTGGTGTAGACGAAGTTCTGCCCCTGCGCGTCCTGCCGGAGGGAGATGCTGATCATGTCTCGCAGGGAGTGCTGGAAGCCGCTCACCCACAGCAGCGAAGGCGCGGCGGGCCGGAACTCCACGGACAGGCTCAGACTGCGTGAGCGCTCGGGCTGCAGGTCCGGATTGCCGCGCACCGTGTAGCCGACCGAGGGGTTCTCGAAGTCGAGCAGCAGCTCCTGGAAGCTGGGCGCGCGCAGGCCCCAGCCATAGCTGGCCCGGAGCGTGAGCGCCGACAGCGGATCCAACCGCAGCGCGAGCCGAGGAGTCAGGGCCGGACCGAACTGCGAGTCCAGGTCGAGGCGTGCTCCAGGCACGAGGACCAGGCGCGGCTGGAGCAGCGCCGTCCAACTGTCCTGAGCGTAGAGCGACGCGCGCCCCCGCCGGCCGCGCCCTCCCTCCAGCCGGTCCGCCGCCAGGTGCTCTCCGAGGAACTCCACGCCCGAGACGAGCGCATGCCGCTCTCCCAGCCGGGTGTCGAGCTGTCCACCGAGCCGCGCGAGCTGATCCCGGGTGTCCTCCACCGAGTCGAGCGTGGAGGCGTTGCGCTGGTCGAGCACGTAGCGCCGCTTGAACCCCGTGTAGTTCGCCTCGGCGCGCAGGGACATCGCATCGCTGAGCTTCCATGAAGGCGCCAGCAGCACGGTGAGCGTGTCGTCCCGGCTGGCACGATCGAAGGTGGCGCCCGTCTCTCCCAGGTCCACGCCCCGCTGGACGCGGCGAGCGTAGGACACCGTGCTGGTGAGCCCCCGCTGCTCGCCGTTCAAGTCCCCGCGCGCCGAAACCTGGAAGCCCGCCAGGCTGCTGCCCGTGGTGCCGATGTCCGCGGGTTCCAGATCATAGGCGTCGCGGCGCTGGAGCCCTCCGCTCACCCGCACGCCCCAGCCCTCTCCCCGAGCCTCGCCCGTGCCATCCACGTCGATCTGCTGGAGACTTCCATAGGTGAGGCGGATGTCGGCGCCGAGCGGCCGGCGGGCACGGCGGGTGATGAGGTTCACCACTCCCGCCACCGCGTCGCTTCCGTAGAGCACCGAGGACGGGCCCTTGACGATCTCCACCTGCTCGATGTCCTCGAGCGAGAGCCGGGACAGATCGACCGCGCCCCCTACCCGGCCGTTGACGCGCTCGCCATCCACCAGGATCAACGCGTACTCGGGACCGAGTCCCTGAACGCGCAGGGTCGAGCCCGAGAACGTGGACAGCACCTCCAGCCCCGGGTGGGCGGCAAGCAACTCGGCGGCGTTCTGGACCCCGCTCGCGACGATCTCGGCCCGGGTGATGACCTCGGTGGCGACCGGCGCATCCTCCAGCCGCTCCGGCGAGCGGCCAGCGGTGACCACCGTCTGCAAGGCGGGCTCGACGCCGGCATCCGGCGACGACGCGTCCTCGCCCCATGCCCACGTAGGCACGGCGCAAGCCGTGAAGAGAAGACACCAGCGCCACGGCATGCCGCTTCCTCCAATCCTCGGGAACCGGTTCGATATTGAGATTCATTCTCAAAGTCAAATGACAAGCCCAAAAAAGGCGGTTCCCAATTTCCGGTGCTGAACCGGTCTCCCTGAACGAGCACCCATTCAGGGCCGCTCCACTTCGCTTCCCCTGGAGGGGACACCTTGCTTCGACAACTCCGCGGCTTCCCGTTCCTCTTGCTCACCCTGCTCCTCACCCTCACCGGCTGCGGCGACGTGGTCAGCCCCGAGCACCCGGGTGAGCCCCTGGTCACGATTACGGGCCAGATGATGCCCACCCCGGACGCCCAGCTCACCGGCGAGATCCGCCTGGCGTTGGTGTGGTACCCGCAGTGGCTGGCCGCGGACGACCGGGAGGGCCCTCCGGGCGTGCTCCAGGAGGTCATCACCGAGGACGTGGTCTACCAGGGGAGCTTTCCGGCCAACTACCGCTTCCACATCTACCGCCCGCCGCCGGAGGAGGCGCTCGCGGAGCTCGGCGAGGGGCTCCAGGGCAAGGGCGCCTTCGGCATCCTCCTGGCGTACAAGGATGGCAACGGCAACGGGAAGCTGGACCCCATCGCGATGCACGGGGCGCCGGTGGACCGGGTCATCGGCTCCTCGCTGCTGGGGGGCGAGCGCTCCACCTTCGCCGTGGTCTACGTGAGCACGGAGCAGCCGGCGGCGACGGGCCTGAAGCCGGGCTTCAACCTCATCCAGGGAGTGAACTCGGAGTCGTCCGCGGTGGTGCCGCCCTCCACGTCGCTGCCGCTGAGCCTCACCTCGGGCGGGCCCTTCTTCGACGCGTTCGTCTGCGAGGCGGGCTGGCTGACCTTCCTGGCGCTCGACGTGTGCGGCCTGGACGGGGGCGACGTCATCGAGCAGGGCAAGCTCACGGTGGAGGGCCGGGTGGGGCTCAATGGCACGGAGGCGAAGGTGGAGCTGGAGGTGCGCTACGAGAACCAGGCTCGCCAGGACGCGACGGTGACGCTCAATGGCCGCTCCATTCCGTATGACACGAGGTTCGCGGCCTACTCCTTCTCGGAGCCGAACTCGGCGCAACTGACGCCGGGAAGCAGCTTCGAGATCGCGGTGACCCTGGGCCAGGACTCCTTGCGCCGCACGTTCCGGATGCCGGGCGAGTTCGCCATCACCGCCCCCACGGCGGACACGCAGGCGCGCTCGGGTGAGCCGCTCACGCTGCGGTGGACGGCCTCCGAGGGAGCCACGGCCTACTTCGCGGGCTTCGGCGCCGGCCAGGCGGGCATGGGCATCATCGTGGAGGATGGCTCACTGGCGTACACCTTCGACACCACGAACGCGAGCGGCCAGGGGGAGGCCTATGTGGAGGCCCGCATCACCCCCACGGACGTGGAGTCCTGGGTGACGACGGCACTGTCGCGGGAGCGGACGTTCTCCTTCGTGCCGTAGCGCTCAGCGCTTCTTCACCTTCTTGCCGGCGTTGGTGGCGTCGGCCTTGAGGCTGAGCACGGAGTAGAGGTTCATCATGTACACGCTGTTGTCCGGCTCCAGGTCCGCCGCCTTCTGGAAGAGCTTGGTGGACCGGGTGTAGTCGCGCCGCTGGTTGAGGAGGATCATCCCCAGCCGGTTGTAGAGCGGCGCCGGGTTGGAGAGCCGGGAGATTCCGCCCTCGAGCAGCTCTACGGCCTCTTCGATCCGACCGCTGCGCTCCAGCCGGACGACGCGCTGGAGGATGTCATCGGCGGGGTCCGCGACCTTCGCCTCGGGAGGAGGCACCTTCTCCCGAACCGGAGCCTGGGCCGGAGCCGGAGCCGGAGCCGGCGGGGCCGGAGCCGCGGGGGGTGCGCGCTTCGACTCCGCGGCTTTCGCCACGGCGGCCCGCTTCTCCTCACCGTTCGACACCCGGGTGATGCCTCGCTCGCACAGTGACTCGAAGACGGCACGCAGCTCCACCTCGGCCAGCGCGGTGATGCGCGCGAGGTCCGCGACCGAGGTGCGCCCATCCACGAAGGACAGGATGTAGGCCTCGAACGGGGTGAGTGTCTTCTGCGCGATGTCGAGGCCGCCGGTGATAGCCGGAACGGCCGGAGGGCCTCCCGCCACCGCCTGCGCGTACGAGGAGATCCGGGTCTTCTCCTGCTGCGGAGGCGAGGGAACGCCCCGGCTGCCGGTGCGGTCGGGAGCTGCGAGGAGCGCCCGCACCACGGAGACATTGTCCCGGGGTGGCAGATCCTCGGGGCTGCGGACGAGGAGCAACTCGCAGCGAGCGCACTGGAAGTCGCCCGGAGCAGTCGGCGCGCCGCAATGGGGACACGCATCATCGTCCACCATGTGCTCGAAGGCCTGGGAGTCGGAGTAGTAGTGCTTGCGGATCGCCGCCCGGATGGAGCGGCGCAGCGCCACGAAGGGCAGCACGCGCGCCACGCCCACGGTGCGTGCAATCTCCTCGATGGCCCGCTCCCGCTGGGGCTCGGCCATGACGCCATAGAGGCTCTGCGCCGCCTCATCCAGGCGCAGGGGCATGAAGTCGAAGCCCTCGGCGAGCCGGACGGGGACGCGCTCGAGCAGCGCGGAGTCCACCGGCGCCTGGGCCAGCTT
Encoded proteins:
- a CDS encoding HmuY family protein — protein: MRVPSSRSLPLLPCLLLAGWMAACGPDLLPDPGEPPDNEDPGEQVPQDPNVKHVDHGDGTFTTTVDATSSEVWIGLDLDQGRQADAAQDMKWDVAFQRFHIRTRGGVNGGGGVQVALLTGVDFAQVQQAPATGYVTDAEDGDDENTQPDTAFEAGENWYSYDPRTHLLTPRSQVYVLRTDEGAFFKIQIVSYYDAVGTPAMMQVRWGRVQPS
- a CDS encoding TonB-dependent receptor plug domain-containing protein, which translates into the protein MPWRWCLLFTACAVPTWAWGEDASSPDAGVEPALQTVVTAGRSPERLEDAPVATEVITRAEIVASGVQNAAELLAAHPGLEVLSTFSGSTLRVQGLGPEYALILVDGERVNGRVGGAVDLSRLSLEDIEQVEIVKGPSSVLYGSDAVAGVVNLITRRARRPLGADIRLTYGSLQQIDVDGTGEARGEGWGVRVSGGLQRRDAYDLEPADIGTTGSSLAGFQVSARGDLNGEQRGLTSTVSYARRVQRGVDLGETGATFDRASRDDTLTVLLAPSWKLSDAMSLRAEANYTGFKRRYVLDQRNASTLDSVEDTRDQLARLGGQLDTRLGERHALVSGVEFLGEHLAADRLEGGRGRRGRASLYAQDSWTALLQPRLVLVPGARLDLDSQFGPALTPRLALRLDPLSALTLRASYGWGLRAPSFQELLLDFENPSVGYTVRGNPDLQPERSRSLSLSVEFRPAAPSLLWVSGFQHSLRDMISISLRQDAQGQNFVYTNLERASVRGGELGLRQKIPGGFTVDASYTLTDGRDRETDQPLEGQARHRFTSQVTWRFRPWGLEAWVRGALVGSRPFYPDVDGDGVADPYKAKPYVSVDARISQQLPAGLRLFVAGTNLAAAGNPEDLPILPRTFQAGISAQL